The sequence below is a genomic window from Calditrichota bacterium.
CAAAAAAGTCGGCATCGTCAATCATACCGTTGGTGATGCCCCAGGCAATGCGGCGATTGCGGCCAATGGATATGCCAGGCAGGCCGGGGATGGACATTCCGCAGGCGTCTATGTCGCCGCCGCAAAGGTGGACCTCGTACCAGAAGGCGGGCACGCTGAACATGAGGTGAGGATCGTTGCAGAGGATGGGCTTGCCGGTAGTGGTCTTGCTGCCGGAGAGCGCCCAATTGTTGCTGCCCAGCGCCCCCTCGGCCAGACCTACCTGCGCGCGCGCCTTGGTCAATGCGCGCAACGCGTCAAGGCACAGGCGGCAGTCTTCCCTGTCTGCCACCGCGGTGATGCGTGGCCCCCCGTACGAGCCCACAGGGAGAATCTCGCTCAGCCGTTGAGCGTCCACCTTGCCGGCCAATGCGCCGTAGGTCAGGTCCACTGCCCAGGACATACACAGCGTCCACGAAACGAAGCGGAGGATGGCTACGCAGTCCTCGCCTCGCCAGGCTGATGGGCTGTAGCGCAAGACCAGGCATTCCACTGGCAGCTTGTGCCTCCCTAAGGCGAGAAAGGCATTGACCCCCTGGGCGTAGGCGTCTAAGGCGGCTCTGGATTCTTCTGGCAAGCGCTGGTACAGTGCGGCCGCAGTGCGCCCAATGCCTATGGTGCGCATTAGACGATCGTGTTCCAGCACCTGGGGGCCGAAGAGCTCGGCCAATTCGCCGCGTGCAGCGCGGCGCATCAGGTCCATTTGCCACAGCCTGTCCTGGGCCGTGACAAACCCCTGGGCCATGAGCAGGTCATGTTCGTCGCGCGCAAAGAGGTGCGGCACGCCCTGGGCATCGCGCAGGACCTCTACCGGTGCATGCAAGCCTGCCAACTCCAATGTGCCGGCTGTCTGGGGGAGCGTGCGCCGCAGGGTTAGATAGCCGAAAAGTAGTGCACTGAGGGCTCCCACCACCAGCACGATGAGCAAGCCAAGTAGCAACCGTTTTGCTCTTGCCATGCCAAACCGCTCCTTCTTCACCGTCACCGGAGTTGCCTGTCTATCCACAAAACAAAAGGCGACCCACTGCACCTGAGCCGCCGTTGCCCCCTTAGGCCTCCCGTTGCCTCCTCCCTGCAACGGGCGGTGGTTCTACTCTTGCTTCTTTGTCTTTGTTTGGTCCGTCTGGTTCTGGCCAGCACTGGTGGGCTGCCGTTGATGCTCGCCTGCCTGCTCGACCTGCCGCCGGGAAAAATCCCTGCGCGGCTCCGGGGCAGGTGCCGCAGCCGGGGTCTGACCACTATCGGCGCTTGTCTTGCCTATCGGCGGCGCCATGCCCGATTGTCCGCCCACCGTAGCTGGCGCGTAAGTAGCCTCCGGAGGTGCCACCTGCCGCCGCGAAAAGTCGCGCGCCTCCGACTGCGGGGCAACGGCATTGTCGCCACCGCCCAGGTAGGGCGCATCTGCCCACCAGGGGACCGCATAGTACCATTGCCAGGCGTACAGGTCCGGGTCATGGTAGAAAGCCGGTCCGAAGGCGACCTGTTGGTAAGGATTCCCCCTGTGGCAACTGGAACAGTCGTCGCGGTAGTCAACCCGGTAGGTGGTTATCCCCTCGCCGTCCACTTCAACAGGGCGGTGCGCCAGTTTTGTGTAGCAGCCGCTCCCGAAAAGGGCAGACACCAGGGCAGCAACAGCAAATGCGCGCCAACGTGCTGACACTTTCACCAATCCTCTCTTCCTGCCACAGGCGAGCTGATCACGCCTAGAAATACTCCAGGTACATGATCTTTAGCTCACGATTGGCGTACTTCATATCCTCACGGTTGTCGAGGATGTTCTTGAACGCAAACTCCACGTACAACCGTTGGGCAAAAATCCAACGCAGGCCCACGTTGAGGTAGCCCTTCCCGCTCCCGATGGCCAGGCTGTTGTTGTCATTCATGCCCATGTCATAGTCGGCCACCAACGTGAGCTCTTCGTTGAGCCGAAGATCGACGCCCATGAACGCGTCAAAATCCTTGTCGCCATCCTTGTTCTCGAGGCTGTAACAGACACCCACGTGCCCACCGAGAACCAGCGGCAGGCCATAGTTCTTGCTGGCGACGGCGTAGAACCCCCGCGACTTGATGGTGTAGCGCTCCAAGTCTTGGTGATAGGGCCCGTAGCCCTGCGACTCATAGCCAATAACGATATCCGGCATTGCGTAGCTTTCTTCGAAGACGCGATAGGCAAAATGGACGCCCGGGTTTGGGTTCCAATTCACCTTGCCTGCACCGATGATGTTGGTGCCACCAAAGGTAGCACCGAAATTGAAGCGATGGGTGAGACCGACAGAGACACTCCCCAGCAGGCCACCTTCCGGGTATGCGCGTACACCAACCATGAAACTCCCCCGCTCAAGGATCTGCGCCGTGGGTTGGTCGATGAGTATGGGGCTCAACATGCGCTCATAGCCCACCTGAGGGATGGTAGGCTTCTGCTGCGCATACGATGCCCCAAGGCACCCGACGAACACCACCCCACTCACGAGCACCGCTAACCTTCGCATGGCTCAGGACCCTCCTCCTATACCCACTTGCCGCGCCAGGATCCCGTCGACTCCTGGTGGAAGTCGCCATTGACCACTGTAAATGTACCAATTATCTTTTTAAAAGTCAAGCAAAAAGCTGCCCAACGCGCAGAGCCCACCCTGGGAAGGCAGAGCGCGTCCCGGCTCACTGCGCCTCGAGCGCCGGCAGGCCGTCCAGCGCCAGCGGCGCCAGGTCGGAGGCCGCGCAGTTTTCCGCCACCTGCTCCGGCGTCTTGGCCCCGGGTATGGCCACGTGACATGCGGGATGAGAAAGACAGAAAGCTAAGCTCACCTGGGCCGGCGTGTAGTCCGCATACCGCTCGAACAGGAAGCGGCACCTGTCGAGCCGTCGGAAATACTCCTCAAGCTTTTCGGGTGAAAGGTTCATGCGCCTGTGGTCGTCAGGACCAAAGCGGGTCTGGCGGGTGAACTTGCCGGTGAGAAAGCCGAAGAGCAGGGGTATGCGGACGATTACCCCAAGACCGTACTGCGCCGCTTTGGGCAGCAACACCCTCTCCGCTTCTCGCTCAAGGAGATTGTAGCGCACCTGGATGCAATCCAGAAGCTCGTGGTGCTCGTCCAGCAGAAAGGCCTGTTCGGTCTCCTTGAACGACTGCACGCTGAACCCGGCGTAGCGAATCTTGCCTTCGCGCTTCAGCTGTTCGAGGGCCAGCCACGGCTCGTCACGGGTGAGCTTATCAAGGTCGGGGCTGTGGAGCTGCAGAATGTCAATGGCCTCCAACCGTAGACGCCGCAATGACTGCTCGGCAGCCCAGACCAGGTACTCCCGCGAATACGTCTGGCGAATCGGGCCATAGCCCTTGTCGTCTGCGGCAGTGGCGTGGTAAAAGTCGTTGCCGACCTTTGTGGCAACCACCACCTCGCCTTTGCCCCTTTCCGCCAGCACTTCGGCAATCAGTTCTTCCGAGTGGCCAAAACCGTAGACGTCGGC
It includes:
- a CDS encoding aldo/keto reductase encodes the protein MKYVRLGARGPVVSTIGFGAWAIGGTNWGPTDDQVSKRALHQAIDRGVTLIDTADVYGFGHSEELIAEVLAERGKGEVVVATKVGNDFYHATAADDKGYGPIRQTYSREYLVWAAEQSLRRLRLEAIDILQLHSPDLDKLTRDEPWLALEQLKREGKIRYAGFSVQSFKETEQAFLLDEHHELLDCIQVRYNLLEREAERVLLPKAAQYGLGVIVRIPLLFGFLTGKFTRQTRFGPDDHRRMNLSPEKLEEYFRRLDRCRFLFERYADYTPAQVSLAFCLSHPACHVAIPGAKTPEQVAENCAASDLAPLALDGLPALEAQ